The following is a genomic window from Neodiprion pinetum isolate iyNeoPine1 chromosome 3, iyNeoPine1.2, whole genome shotgun sequence.
AGTGAAGTGCTTCATATAATATGCCTGTGACTAAAcatttcgtttgaaaatatttacccgTGGTTTTATTTAGAGTTCTCGCTCGTCGTCTTTACATGCTAAATTTGCATCCGGTGAAagtgatttcttttttatttagaatATTCCTTCCTTTGATTCGCTGCAGGTATGACTGCACGATAAAGGCGACAGGTAGATACTTTTGCGACTTCCTACAGAGCGTGGATAACATACACATGCAGATGCGATTTACCTACCCGAAGATGAAGAGTCCCTCTATGTACATCACTCAGGAAGATCCCGAGGGTGTTGTTCTCGTTTACAGAAGTACCCGACAAGGATTCACCCACTATTTCATGGGTAAGGCTATTTTcccgatcttttttttttggatcacCTTTTGTCGGGTAGCTTGCACGCTTGCCAACTATCATCCTTATACCTCGATTTCACCCCGATTCCCGATTCTGACGTAATGAATCAACAGTCGGATCCCGGCAGGTCAGTTGTTTCAGATAGCGGAAGACATCTATAAAATGAAGCTTGACATAAAGGTCCTCGAGACCTCGACCACGGTACCAGGATCTCGCAATGTCCTCGTCAAATTTCGCATCGACTTCGACAATCGAGAATACGTAAGTCTTCTAACCTCCGTCATCGAAATATGGTGCCTGATCTCTttgaaattcggaattagCTGGCGGCGTGCGAAAAGGAATTCAAATTAAAGATCTATCGAGAATCCGGGAAGAATCGAACCGAGAACTCGCAAAGCTCACAATTAAAAAGCAGTATGATCACGTTTCTCTTGTTTATCTTTTCCACCGGTAAATTCAATGCCTGTCAAATTACAGCGGGAGAACTTTTATTACCCGCCCGTCGAAAGTTCACGGTATTGCAGGTGGTGAGATGAAAAACTAAAGCGCTTTTCACGAGTTGCTGCGTACAAGCAAGGAAATATCTGCCATGTCTAACGCGTTGAAAACCAATGTGGTGAATCACTCTCGGAAATCGTTTACCCACGGCAGGATGACGAGAGGAAAATTTGACGCGGCGTAAACATTTACCTatcttatatatatttaaatcgATATTCTATGTGATCGATTCAATCAAATTTACGTGGAACCCGGTGGTTTGTTCACCCAGTTATTCAATCATATTTAATATCCACTCTGCAATTCGGCGGCAAAACTTGTGCAAAATTTCTACCATACGTAACGATAGAAAATCCACTCAATACATTTTTGCCTGTCCGGATAGTTTCACAGAGTATTTAAATAAGAGGAAAAAGCAAAGCAGCTATTATTCTGTACCCAGTGTATTTGCAATTAACCGCTGGGTTTCACATATCGAAAATGTGACCTTTAACTTTAATTACAATTTAAGTATGCTTCGTTCAAGCCATACGCGTGCcgacattatacgtatacctacttAAACTGAATTGTCGTCAGCGGCTGTACAGCAAGAAGCTTTTAAGCTCAGGCAGAAATTTCTGACAATGAACTAATCTCAATTCGTTATGAAGAACAAGAATTTCAATTCGCACTGCAGATAGCATCTAGacagaaaaagaaagtacCAATGACCCGGCAGCTCCCATCAGTTCCCTGCATGGTACTTCTTCGTCTCTTCCCTTTCGGAGTTCTTCTGAACAAAGACATGTGCATAATAGGCGCCGGGGAAAAGCTTCTACAGGTTTGGGGTGGCAATAGCAGTGCGCTCAACAAGCCAGTTACGGAACTCTTCAAGCTGAGGAGGCCAAAGGGCATCGCTTTCAGCTGGGCAAACGTGAGTCTCAACGCTATTTCTCGTTGAACCAGACCTTGACGAACAATTACCGGACGATACTCGACCATTTTTCGAATCTGTTTCCCGAGCCTTTTCACCACGACGAGTAGGTGTCCTGCCTCGGGAGTCTCGCCACATCGATAAACGCTGTGTTCGTAAGATTAACCAAACAGCGAGGTGTCAACGAGATTGTTTTCCCGTAGGTGATTAATCTCCGATGGGTTTTGTTCGAGTTGGAACTGATTCGATCGGCTGAGAATCAATTCAAGGGCCCCGTCTCGACCACGCCGAGCGAAACACCGAGCACCAGCAGTGGTTTGGATCGAAGAGGCAGTCAGGGAGCACGCAGCATACTTCTCAAGGGACAAATGAGATACATCGAAGAAATCAAGGCCATCATTTTCCTCTGTAGTCCGCTGTAATGAtttgtctattttttatttatttttttttttttttaccgattttAAAAGCCACTGAAAATGTGATTTATGAACCGAGTTCAATTCGTTATCTGTGCAGGATCAACAGCTTGGACGAATTACCTAACATGGGATTATTCCTCAATGACCTAAATCCTCACGGAATGAGTAGAGAAATGGTTTTTAATGGGTGGCAACACTGCGGAAGGTAagcgataattttcaaaactaaagTGAATTTAGATTTTGAACTCTTCCTCCCTTTTTTTGAGCCGAGTCCCTGCAGCTAACATCGATTGCCTTCAGATTAGAAATGATGTTCGAAAGAGCGGAGCAGAGATCTGAGGAATTGAAGAACAGTTACACGCTCTTAGAtcgttggaaaaataaaagtgacgAACTGCTCTATTCCATGATACCTCAAACGGTTGCCGATCGACTAAGAGCCGGTGAATCTCCACTTAGCACCTGTGAGGTATAACCGTCAATCGTTATCGCTGTCGCCAACCATCATTTGGCTGATAATATTACGAGTAACTCATGTTATTACAGACTTTTGACTCGATAACCGTTTTATTCTGCGAACTCTGCGACTTTGATTATTCCACTATTGAAGGAGCCATGGATATCGTCTCCTCCATGAACGCAGTCTTCTCCTGTTTTGACTCATTGATGGACAATTTTAACGTATACAAGGTACAATTTTAACcctttggaaaaaaatgaaaatttttggatattaaattttccatCTATCAAGTCAGATCTTGACCGTTCAACGTCGAAATTCATGATAAACGAACCCACGCGATCGTAAATTATGAATTGGCAACAGGTAGAAACCGTGGGCCGCGTTTACATGGCGGCGAGTGGGGCTCCAGACAAAACGGAACACCATGCCAAACATATCGCAGATGTCTCGCTCCAGCTTATAACCCACGTTCGTTCGCTGAAGCTTCCATCCGGTCTCGATATTCAGATTCGAATAGGTCGGTAATTCCTTGAACTGTTACGTGCACCCCGCGAAGTGGAATTCGATTAGTCTGATCTGATTATCTCGTCGGGTCTGCAGGTATTCATTCGGGTCCAGCCGTCGGTGGAGTCGTAGGGATCAAAGTACCGCGATATTGCTTCTTCGGGGACACGGTCAACACGGCGTCAAGAATGCAGACAACTAGTCAGGTGAGTTGAAGTTTTCACACTAACGATCTGGTTCGCATTGATTAGAGGAAACTTTGTTACTCCTTGGAAGTCTATCGAATTGATGACGACCTTTAAATTATAGGCTACATGTGAGGTTGTTCATTAACTTTCTATTTTTACCGTCTCTAGTTTCTACTTCGCCTCACGTAGACTAGCTGTTCAGGCTAAAATATCCCCCCTGAGATTCAGAGAATCTTGTTGTATTACAGTTATTATCGTTGCACCTTGTAGAAGTTTTGACTCACCGTGAATTGCAGCGATCGACGCGAAACtctgatgaaaaaagtttgaacgacatTATAGGAAAACTGCAGAACCCAAGCTAACGGGTTATAACGTTATTCTCGTCTGAATCCCTCGTGCagtggcaatttttttttctcagcatacccaatttaaaagtttttatcAAACACCGTCTGCTTGCAGCCGGGAAAAGTGCAAATTTCACCCGACACCAAGCAGCTTTTGCCACCGGGTCGTTACAGGACAGAATCACGAGGCAGCGTATGGGTCAAAGTGAGTTTTGATTTCATCGTGTAACGAAATGTGAAAGAACCGTAGCCAATTTTTCCTTCGAAACTCTTTCTCAGGGCAAAGGTGACATGGAGACTTTCTGGTTGTACGAAAATGAAGCGACGTCGGATTCGAATGACGAAGACTTGCACAATCCTGGTGGCGTTCTAGTCACTAGTGTATGAGAGAAGACGGCGTGGTCCATCACCGATTTGCAGTCATCGCCTTTAAAATGTTACGTAATTTGGAAACCttaaatttgtttcaacttaCAGACTCGGTACTTCGTTTCTATCCTCAGATTTTCCTTGAGGGTCGATTGCGCGGAAAAAACGTAACGACACGGTTCCGTTGCAGAACGCCAGCAAAACGCATTCACTATACcaaaatatataaatgaagaaatgatTGTAACTTACTGtacatattttaaataatgaCTTTATTTTAATGCAACAAGATTTTCGATTATCCACGTGATGTTTAGGTTGACTGAATCAGCTacaaaaagtaataatatCGATGCGAGTGCatgacttgataattaaataCGTTAGTTATTTTCGGACCAATTATgaggaaaaatagaaaatagtgTAACGACacatgaaatttaatttacgtGAAATGGATCGACAGATACCAAAATAAATAGTTtatatttgtttaaataaaaataattacattatatttgaataacatgTTGTGCGAAGCTTAATTGACTAGATTACATTACTATGTACACTTAACGATCAGGTCTTTCGCCCTAGACTTGGCGCCGCTAGCGCTCCACGAATTTAATGACATTACAATTTGCTGAAAGAACTGAACTCGAGAAACGCTGAGTCTGCATGGATTTTCACGAGTGACGATAACCACCGTTTCACAATTCATGTTCAGTGAAAGAGGTAAAATGTAATCATAAGTGCACGACTTACAATAGCGGCAAATTATATagcacttttcttttttcagacTCCTACAATTTCGACAGAAATACACGCGGTATGGAATATTAACAAATACTCACGGTCAGAAATGGTTTCCGTAATACAAACGTTCacctttttcaatattttgatttcCGCTGGAGTCTTTTCCTTGTGTATTccgttttaaaaatcaaattttgccTTCACACGTCTGACCCGATTCTCGCAGAACTGTATCAGAGTACGTATACAGTTACGTGCAAATTGCACCTTTTGCCAATTTCAAGTATTCTCAGGTCTCTCAGCTATAACTCAATTAATCAAGCCCAAGAGTATCGACATTCATAATGAGTATAGGATaaccgaaatgaaaaaaaggtgATCAAGAATAACAAACAAATCAGTAAAATGTTGAAGGTGATATgcttttcgcgattttcaagtGGACAGTATAACGGCTGTAACACTTTTCCTTTAATTCTCTCAACACTTAAAATTAAACTCAATGATAAGAGGCATCGAATGAGAGTTGCGTTggattttcatcgattttcgCGTGCTGTTAACGTGAACAAATAGTTCAGGTATCTCAAAGaatactgacaatgagtttgAGAATCAGTATTATCAGCACCAGCAAATTTGCGTGGACTATATACGTCGTGAATTGCTTCTCTTGAATCCATCACTattcatacgtatatatgtgtactCGGTATTTATATACTCCTGGCGATATCAGTCGTGTTTCGAACAATAGCAACCATCCAGTGTGTTGTGCTGTATCCAAGTTACGTAACGGTTTACCCTTGTATAAACTCCAGGGTAATTTGCCTGGGCACATCCCTCGCCCCAAGATACAATTCCTAAAATATCACGGGTAGAAACATGTGCGATGAGCAGAAATACCACATTCGTAAACACGAGTGTTTATGGTAACGTCCAATGGAATTATCGAACTTACCGACAATGCTGTGAACCGAATCGTTGACTACGTGGAGAGGACCTCCACTGTCACCCTTTTAACAAAAATTAAGTTATATTAATAAATGGGGAAACCGTTCGTCTGTTGAAAGCTAACCTGAACCCGCGACAATTTGTTGTTCGTACGTGAACTCTTGCGGTAATTCTTAAACCTACCCCTCAATATCCCGTTTTCAACAAAGTCTCTAATAATGCCAATACTATCGATAAAGAGGTCAAGcaacaatgataaaaatggTTTTAGGCAAggtgacagatttttttctgtaacatTCCTAGTTACGGTATGAACTAATAGTTAGCattgggatgaaaaaaaatcatcattaacACGTGATTGAACTTGTAGAGTTGTCAAAAACATTTCTGCAgcagaaacaattttttaaattttctttggTAGTAACTTCATTTCGAACGTAGATGATACAAAGATTCGCGGAAACGTAAGTAATATCTAAATCTGAAACCGTCATATTCACCGCACCCTTTGTCGTTAATGATAATTGAAATAACCTGAACTAcctcgaaaataatttcgtgtTATTTATCAGAGGTAGAACGCCGGACAATTTGGGGTAAAGGCGAAAGCAAGCCATCATTTTCAGCTGCCAAAATTACCTGGCACGAGTCTTTGCCTCCTTCTGGGTAGCCGGCGCACAACATGTTGTCCGTTATTCGCTGCGAAGGGTACTTAGAAGCCTTGCATTCAACGTTGCTCAGGATCGGCACCATCAACTCCTGAAGCTTATTGGATATCGGTCCGGATTCCGACGTCGCCCCCCATCCGGTAACGATCCCTTTTTCTCCGCTAAAAGTCTTGTCTGTTGCAAAATCATCAAATTACGCCTACACGTCGTACAACAAGATATGCAAATTGGCCTAACGACGTTCAGAGGTCATCTTCAATCACGTCTCCGTGATCGATCATAATAACGAGTTCACTAACTTTCCGTCTTACATTGCGAGTTCAATTCAAGAAATAAAAGGTAGCTTTGAAAACTCACGTAACTCCGGTAAGCAAACCGGTCTCATTGAATCGTCAAACTTGATGGGCCCGTCTAATTTCAGTAAAGCAATATCGTTGTTGTAGTTGAAGGGGGAGTATCCGGAATGCTTGATTATTCGTTCCACTCCGTACTCTTTGATTTTACCCTGTGATAGGGAAGAGTTTAACGCGTGCACGAGAATCCTCACTCTTATTCGAGTCTTATCAAATCTGGAATTAAACAGGATAGGTGAGATTCGGCAGTTGCGGGGAGCCGCTCCTGCAAAAGAGCATTATTGCCTCTCGTCGCGGTATCAACCTCCTCTAGATGCGCATCAATAAGAATCAGAGGTTCGCCAATGGGGTAAGATTAGGTACGTGGAGCAATGAGTATAGATGGGATCCACTCACCCCTGAACACAGTGAGCTGCGGTCACGGCGAAGCGAGAGTTGATGCATGATCCCCCGCAATAAAATCTCCCGTTGTAAAGGAGCTCCACCATCCACGGATACTGATTCTCCTGAGTTTCCATTCCACCGACGATCCTATTATGTTTATTCGTCAATCCGCACTCTGTTGAATCGAAGTCAATTAAATGAATTCAGCCAAGAGAATGGAGGGCGACAACCCGTGGTTCCTTAATCGAGTCAACGGTGAGCTGACCGAGTACCTGACATTATCGACAAACTGACACCCGCAGTTTGATTTTGACAAAAGccgaaaattttgatcatACCTGGATATGTTTTACATGCAGTTGAAACTCTGACGCTGCTATGGGCATTTTTTAGCTACTGACGAATCTGACTACAGGCACTCACGTGTAGACCACTGGAGAACACCGGAAATGGattgaatcgaaaattttctcgtacTCACTGCAAGCTGGACAATTTTCCGGTGGTGCAACTGGCTCAACGATTGGGGGAGCGGTTGGGATCGGATTCTGACTGGGTTTGTTGAAGATCGAAGTAACCCATTCCCAGAGTCCCTTGTCAAATTGCTGGTTGTTCGGATTAGCACCAGTTGAATTCACCAGCTTCGAACCTTCCGTGATCAAAGGATGCGACTGTTGATTGAAATCCTATGCAAATTAGCGGTCCTCAATACACGTGGGCGAGGGTTACATATGTGCGCGATAACACTTGCAGGGTAGATACGCCACGTGCatcatcaattttataaaattcattactAAGACCCAAATTTTGAACATAGCCTTTTCAAGACTTAGTACATTTCATTGTTTTAACGTCGGTGTTCACCATAGATGAAAGGACCTTTGCTTCCTTTCATTATGAAACTAAATCATCAGCATGAAACACACGATATAAGCAACGCTGACAAGTAGAACAGACAGTAAGAAAGGAGAGAGGCGTCGGAATTACAGATGGGACGATGAACACGAGCGACGCATAACAATCTCACGAACCTCTAGCCTCTTTCGCCATGATATGTACGTCGTGACATGTGTATCAGAGCGGCGTTGCTGTGCTAAGTAGGTAGTACATAATAGGCAACCTGAAACACTCGTTCAAAGACTGATCACGCGTCCAGTTGTTTTCACGAATGCTGCTTATCTTGTTGTGCGCAACCTAACACCGCGACAAAATGAAAGCCGGATGACTTGACTTGAATTTATGTTAAGGAAGTCTCGCCCATGCTCTGAACAAGTATCGGCGCATTTCATAAATACGTATGTGACATTAACAAAGACGTTACTAAACGATGTTTGAGATAGTGCCCTACGGACCAAACACAGTGCGCGAACTGACCCAGCAACTGGTGGATAATGATAGAGATCGGATCGACGAGTTTCCAGAGCTATTACACCTCCTCCGACACaaatttcatcgtttctttcgTAATTGCAGTGAACGACCTGAATGCAATTTAAAAGAGCTGGAACCAACCGCGCGAAGACCGCAAGCTCGCTTAACAATCCTCCCGgatattattctttctttcacCTTCCGGTAATTTGATTTGTTCCACAGTAATCGAGGCGAAAgtttatgtaattattcaaTGCCCGGAGGGGTAAAACGTAAATTCAATTACGCTGATGATTTGTGATTTGGACAATTATCCTATACGTAGGTTCAACCTTGAATTCCCGTCTTACGTGAACCTTGCATGCGGGATCGcgtgacattttttgaatGAATAGAAAACTTTCATAATATTCTGCTTGACAGAATGTTTTCTCCATGCCTAAGGATTAAACCCTTCAAGAAAAAACTTGACTACTTTACGGTACTTTACGGAGCGGtacaaaaagacaaaaatacaTCTAAAGATTACACGTGTTGAATTGGAACGTATCTGATTTTTGGAGGTTAATATTACAATGTTCTACTGCAAACGAGTAGCATAAAAACTGCGGTAAGCTGCACTTTATTGAATCAACCCAATTGTCAATTGTTAAATTTCCTAACCCTAACGGATATCCTGAGATTTATGGCAAACAATGAATCAGAAAGCTGGTAATAGGTCAAGGAAACAAGCATGACCGGAGCCGTTTGTTCGTGGAATTGATCGTCCAGCAGTCAACCGGGTAACAGCCTTCGATTTGAAGACCCGGTTAATTCGACGGTAACATGTTATTAGGGAGTTATAGATTGCGGTATCGACGCACTTTATTGCTGATAGTGGCGATAGAGGAGTACTAAGAGAGTCGAAGCAAAAGCAGAGAAGCAATAACTGAATATTCATTGAGATACCTGGTTGTCCGCAAGAATATTGGGGGCCAGGGTCACGGCAATCAGACATAATAAGGTCCCCGCGTTACGGACGATGGTCGAACTCCTCACCATGGCTATTCGGAAGGCACTAGACGACAAGACgttgaaatcaatttgattCTATACCTCACTTGCTACTGAGGCCGCGGGCACTTTCACACAGGCTTTAATTCCGTGCTACATCTTTATTTATACGAAATACTCGACTGGCGGGAATGACCGGTGAAAATTCATGCCCGGCCAATATGTTAATTCAACGTAAATACTCTCGCGAAATCTCAACGGGAAGAATTATCGGTCAAAGTTTCGTCTATCAACGCGCTGCTGCTAGGAGATACCTGCCGAGTTGTACTGAAGCTGCGTTCGTTATTGATGCGAAGTAATGCAGAAAAAATCGCTGACCTTGTTAGTGCCAAGATCCTAACCAGAGAAAGCTTGTCCGGTTTGGCGACTAAACGGGCTTTCTGCAGTGAACTAACTTATCCACAACGCTGCCATCCGAAATTTATAATACGAGCATTAATTCGGAGCTTATATAACTTCGAAATCAGTTTACTGCACAACTATTTCCATTTGTTTAttccgttattttttattgataaaattgaGTTTGCTTGTGCTTTCGATTTATTTACAAGTACGAACACCGGATACGGAGGAGAATACTGAGAAACAGCCGAGAAAGCTTCACGGTCAGTAAATGTAACGGAAAAAAACATCAGAAACCTTGAAAATTGATTACTGAATTAGAAAACGCAAAGTCCTTAAATTCTCCTGATTATTAACCGTTTAGTTGCGAAATCGAGCCCAATTGAAACAT
Proteins encoded in this region:
- the LOC124215366 gene encoding soluble guanylate cyclase 89Da isoform X3 — translated: MTDLAATLATCTGQSIDSVMNFFGRCFVRFFSNLGYDCTIKATGRYFCDFLQSVDNIHMQMRFTYPKMKSPSMYITQEDPEGVVLVYRSTRQGFTHYFMGQLFQIAEDIYKMKLDIKVLETSTTVPGSRNVLVKFRIDFDNREYIASRQKKKVPMTRQLPSVPCMVLLRLFPFGVLLNKDMCIIGAGEKLLQVWGGNSSALNKPVTELFKLRRPKGIAFSWANVINLRWVLFELELIRSAENQFKGPVSTTPSETPSTSSGLDRRGSQGARSILLKGQMRYIEEIKAIIFLCSPLINSLDELPNMGLFLNDLNPHGMSREMVFNGWQHCGRLEMMFERAEQRSEELKNSYTLLDRWKNKSDELLYSMIPQTVADRLRAGESPLSTCETFDSITVLFCELCDFDYSTIEGAMDIVSSMNAVFSCFDSLMDNFNVYKVETVGRVYMAASGAPDKTEHHAKHIADVSLQLITHVRSLKLPSGLDIQIRIGIHSGPAVGGVVGIKVPRYCFFGDTVNTASRMQTTSQPGKVQISPDTKQLLPPGRYRTESRGSVWVKGKGDMETFWLYENEATSDSNDEDLHNPGGVLVTSV
- the LOC124215366 gene encoding soluble guanylate cyclase 89Da isoform X1 — encoded protein: MYGMLLESVQHFVQLEYGEDVWNEILESAGIKHSVFNTRQVYPDTVMTDLAATLATCTGQSIDSVMNFFGRCFVRFFSNLGYDCTIKATGRYFCDFLQSVDNIHMQMRFTYPKMKSPSMYITQEDPEGVVLVYRSTRQGFTHYFMGQLFQIAEDIYKMKLDIKVLETSTTVPGSRNVLVKFRIDFDNREYIASRQKKKVPMTRQLPSVPCMVLLRLFPFGVLLNKDMCIIGAGEKLLQVWGGNSSALNKPVTELFKLRRPKGIAFSWANVINLRWVLFELELIRSAENQFKGPVSTTPSETPSTSSGLDRRGSQGARSILLKGQMRYIEEIKAIIFLCSPLINSLDELPNMGLFLNDLNPHGMSREMVFNGWQHCGRLEMMFERAEQRSEELKNSYTLLDRWKNKSDELLYSMIPQTVADRLRAGESPLSTCETFDSITVLFCELCDFDYSTIEGAMDIVSSMNAVFSCFDSLMDNFNVYKVETVGRVYMAASGAPDKTEHHAKHIADVSLQLITHVRSLKLPSGLDIQIRIGIHSGPAVGGVVGIKVPRYCFFGDTVNTASRMQTTSQPGKVQISPDTKQLLPPGRYRTESRGSVWVKGKGDMETFWLYENEATSDSNDEDLHNPGGVLVTSV
- the LOC124215366 gene encoding soluble guanylate cyclase 89Da isoform X2, whose protein sequence is MQNKFRMLEYGEDVWNEILESAGIKHSVFNTRQVYPDTVMTDLAATLATCTGQSIDSVMNFFGRCFVRFFSNLGYDCTIKATGRYFCDFLQSVDNIHMQMRFTYPKMKSPSMYITQEDPEGVVLVYRSTRQGFTHYFMGQLFQIAEDIYKMKLDIKVLETSTTVPGSRNVLVKFRIDFDNREYIASRQKKKVPMTRQLPSVPCMVLLRLFPFGVLLNKDMCIIGAGEKLLQVWGGNSSALNKPVTELFKLRRPKGIAFSWANVINLRWVLFELELIRSAENQFKGPVSTTPSETPSTSSGLDRRGSQGARSILLKGQMRYIEEIKAIIFLCSPLINSLDELPNMGLFLNDLNPHGMSREMVFNGWQHCGRLEMMFERAEQRSEELKNSYTLLDRWKNKSDELLYSMIPQTVADRLRAGESPLSTCETFDSITVLFCELCDFDYSTIEGAMDIVSSMNAVFSCFDSLMDNFNVYKVETVGRVYMAASGAPDKTEHHAKHIADVSLQLITHVRSLKLPSGLDIQIRIGIHSGPAVGGVVGIKVPRYCFFGDTVNTASRMQTTSQPGKVQISPDTKQLLPPGRYRTESRGSVWVKGKGDMETFWLYENEATSDSNDEDLHNPGGVLVTSV
- the LOC124215369 gene encoding trypsin-1 isoform X1, which encodes MVRSSTIVRNAGTLLCLIAVTLAPNILADNQDFNQQSHPLITEGSKLVNSTGANPNNQQFDKGLWEWVTSIFNKPSQNPIPTAPPIVEPVAPPENCPACKCGLTNKHNRIVGGMETQENQYPWMVELLYNGRFYCGGSCINSRFAVTAAHCVQGFDKTRIRVRILVHALNSSLSQGKIKEYGVERIIKHSGYSPFNYNNDIALLKLDGPIKFDDSMRPVCLPELHKTFSGEKGIVTGWGATSESGPISNKLQELMVPILSNVECKASKYPSQRITDNMLCAGYPEGGKDSCQGDSGGPLHVVNDSVHSIVGIVSWGEGCAQANYPGVYTRVNRYVTWIQHNTLDGCYCSKHD
- the LOC124215369 gene encoding trypsin-1 isoform X2, which translates into the protein MVRSSTIVRNAGTLLCLIAVTLAPNILADNQSHPLITEGSKLVNSTGANPNNQQFDKGLWEWVTSIFNKPSQNPIPTAPPIVEPVAPPENCPACKCGLTNKHNRIVGGMETQENQYPWMVELLYNGRFYCGGSCINSRFAVTAAHCVQGFDKTRIRVRILVHALNSSLSQGKIKEYGVERIIKHSGYSPFNYNNDIALLKLDGPIKFDDSMRPVCLPELHKTFSGEKGIVTGWGATSESGPISNKLQELMVPILSNVECKASKYPSQRITDNMLCAGYPEGGKDSCQGDSGGPLHVVNDSVHSIVGIVSWGEGCAQANYPGVYTRVNRYVTWIQHNTLDGCYCSKHD